A genomic stretch from Lathyrus oleraceus cultivar Zhongwan6 chromosome 2, CAAS_Psat_ZW6_1.0, whole genome shotgun sequence includes:
- the LOC127123266 gene encoding uncharacterized protein LOC127123266 has protein sequence MAEQLKNENKVLKEEVSWLSALVESLLQAQKQGINVQDSASNQAPEVSPTSIPAPAMGSVNIMSSGYPWGMPYNFMPEGYHSQVQAHPTSIPVPVVPPPVVNSIPIPTLIPQVHVDETIYHFEASENPDVYDKLHKMSDQFSDLRKEMKALRGNDLFRKSASELCLVPNVKILMKFKVPDFEKYKGNSCPLSHLVM, from the coding sequence ATGGCCGAACAACTAAAGAACGAGAACAAAGTACTCAAAGAAGAAGTCAGCTGGTTATCTGCTCTAGTGGAGTCTCTGCTCCAAGCTCAAAAGCAAGGTATAAATGTGCAAGATTCTGCGTCCAATCAAGCACCTGAAGTATCTCCTACCTCTATACCAGCCCCTGCTATGGGATCAGTCAATATTATGTCTTCCGGTTACCCTTGGGGGATGCCCTATAATTTCATGCCCGAAGGATATCATTCGCAAGTGCAAGCTCATCCGACATCTATCCCGGTCCCTGTGGTGCCACCCCCGGTGGTTAATTCTATTCCTATTCCAACTCTCATTCCTCAAGTCCATGTTGACGAGACTATCTACCATTTCGAGGCCTCTGAGAACCCGGATGTGTATGACAAATTACACAAGATGAGTGACCAGTTCTCTGACTTGAGGAAGGAAATGAAGGCCCTTCGAGGGAATGACTTGTTTAGGAAGAGCGCCTCTGAGCTCTGTTTGGTCCCGAATGTAAAGATTctgatgaagttcaaggtccctgactttgaaaaatataaggggaataGCTGTCCGCTCAGCCATTTGGTCATGTAA